A genomic region of Echeneis naucrates chromosome 24, fEcheNa1.1, whole genome shotgun sequence contains the following coding sequences:
- the mrpl19 gene encoding large ribosomal subunit protein bL19m has protein sequence MAACVKGLDKFTFSLRLIRNLQLQNERYLSTSLCRSAPESNADPPRFIPPSKPVIIDKTQPEASKRKFLSPEFIPPRQRTDPVKFSMERKDMIRRRKVLDIPEFYVGSILAVTMADPNASGKVNRFVGICIQRGGKGLGATFVLRNIINNQGVEICYEVYSPRIQKIEVLKLEKRLDDNLMYLRDALPEYSTVDPDMKPVNYSHTGEVPVNKIKVRMRPKPWSKRWERPNFDIQGIRFDLCLTPEQMAHAQKWAKPWEEYDMLKEYDTSQLEKEIFLEVQQEMNK, from the exons ATGGCAGCCTGCGTCAAGGGGCTCGACAAGTTTACCTTTTCCCTGAGACTGATACGAAACCTCCAGCTCCAAAATGAAC GCTATTTGTCCACGTCTCTGTGTCGCTCTGCACCGGAGAGCAACGCCGACCCACCCAGATTCATTCCTCCATCGAAACCTGTCATCATAGATAAAACTCAACCCGAAGCATCTAAACGAAA gTTCCTGAGCCCGGAGTTTATCCCCCCACGACAGAGGACAGATCCGGTGAAGTTTTCCATGGAGAGGAAAGACATGATCCGCAGGCGGAAGGTGCTCGACATCCCTGAATTCTACGTAG GGAGTATTCTGGCAGTGACCATGGCTGACCCTAATGCCAGTGGAAAAGTTAACCGCTTCGTTGGAATTTGTATCCAGCGGGGTGGAAAAGGATTGGGTGCCACATTTGTCCTAAGAAACATCATTAATAACCAAG GTGTAGAGATTTGCTATGAGGTGTACAGTCCTCGAATCCAGAAAATTGAGGTGCTGAAGCTGGAGAAAAGGCTTGATGACAACCTGATGTATCTTAGAGATGCACTGCCTGAGTACAGTACTGTGGACCCTGACATGAAACCTGTGAACTATTCCCACACTGGAGAGGTCCCTGTCAATAAG ATTAAAGTAAGGATGCGCCCCAAACCATGGTCAAAACGTTGGGAACGACCCAACTTCGATATCCAGGGCATCCGCTTCGACCTGTGCCTGACTCCAGAACAGATGGCGCATGCTCAGAAGTGGGCAAAGCCATGGGAGGAATATGACATGCTGAAGGAGTATGACACGTCCCAATTGGAGAAGGAAATCTTCCTTGAGGTCCAACAGGAGATGAACAAGTGA